In a single window of the candidate division WOR-3 bacterium genome:
- the fabF gene encoding beta-ketoacyl-ACP synthase II: MGSRRVVVTGLGVVSCLGVDIDTFWHNLLAGKSGITRITRFDASKLPVQIAGEVKDFDPTKKFDPKTLRRYDRFTQFAMWAALDAVADAGLDFRNEDKNRVGVIIGSGMGGIETWERQHEIFLTKGPDRVSPLLIPMMIPDIASGNISIYFELRGPNYCTTSACASGAHAIGNSFRHIKDGDADIMITGGSETPITAYCIAGFANMGALSKRNDAPEKASRPFAKDRDGFVIAEGAAVVILEELEHALRRNAKIYCEVSGYGITGDGYHITAPAPEGAGAYEAMRLAIQEANLTPEDIDYINAHGTSTDLNDRTETQAIKKLFGERAKKIPVNSTKSMIGHALGAAGAIEFVVMCLSIKHQKVHPTINLENPDPELDLDYVTEGARDIEIRAAISNSLGFGGHNTTLLAKRFNY; the protein is encoded by the coding sequence ATGGGCTCCCGACGGGTTGTGGTCACCGGATTAGGCGTTGTAAGTTGCTTAGGTGTTGATATCGATACTTTTTGGCATAATCTTCTAGCCGGAAAGTCCGGAATTACACGGATCACCCGATTTGATGCTTCAAAATTACCAGTGCAAATTGCCGGGGAAGTAAAAGACTTTGATCCGACCAAAAAGTTTGATCCCAAGACTCTCCGGCGCTACGACCGATTTACCCAATTTGCGATGTGGGCAGCACTTGATGCGGTGGCGGATGCTGGATTAGACTTCAGGAACGAGGATAAGAACCGCGTTGGCGTAATTATTGGTTCAGGCATGGGTGGTATTGAGACCTGGGAAAGACAGCACGAGATATTTTTAACCAAAGGTCCAGACCGGGTCTCACCGCTACTTATTCCAATGATGATTCCGGATATTGCCTCAGGAAACATTTCGATCTATTTTGAACTTCGAGGTCCAAACTATTGCACAACTTCAGCTTGTGCCTCAGGCGCTCATGCCATTGGCAATAGCTTCAGACATATTAAAGATGGAGACGCTGATATTATGATTACCGGTGGTAGCGAGACCCCAATTACTGCCTACTGTATTGCCGGTTTTGCGAATATGGGGGCATTAAGTAAGCGGAATGACGCCCCAGAAAAGGCTTCCCGGCCATTCGCTAAGGACCGTGATGGCTTTGTGATTGCTGAAGGTGCCGCTGTTGTGATTTTAGAAGAACTAGAACATGCCCTTAGACGTAATGCCAAGATTTACTGTGAGGTCTCCGGATATGGTATAACTGGTGACGGATATCATATTACCGCACCGGCTCCAGAAGGAGCTGGCGCCTACGAAGCGATGCGATTAGCAATTCAAGAAGCTAACCTTACCCCTGAGGATATTGATTATATAAATGCCCATGGGACATCAACTGATTTAAACGACCGGACCGAAACCCAGGCGATAAAGAAACTGTTTGGTGAACGGGCAAAGAAGATTCCCGTAAATTCTACCAAATCGATGATTGGGCACGCCTTAGGCGCCGCCGGCGCAATTGAATTCGTGGTAATGTGTCTTTCAATTAAACATCAAAAGGTTCATCCAACTATTAATTTAGAAAATCCCGACCCGGAATTAGATCTCGATTATGTTACCGAGGGGGCACGGGATATTGAGATTCGAGCTGCAATTTCTAACTCATTAGGTTTTGGTGGCCACAATACGACACTACTCGCTAAACGCTTCAATTATTAA
- the coaE gene encoding dephospho-CoA kinase (Dephospho-CoA kinase (CoaE) performs the final step in coenzyme A biosynthesis.) has product MVKLGIGGQLGAGKSELAKILQELFSTDGDRATIINADEIAWQLYTSNSPVYKKILKTFGERVLDTQHQIDRKKLAQIVFASRMQLRKLNQIVHPVLIKELNQRLNKSPGEIKILDAALLFMWNKKIPLDIRILVRAPDEQKISRMAQKGFLGEEIKNRLRLQMSEDKMEELADFVITNDSSYEVFKERAQRLYQILRTYLKDKLS; this is encoded by the coding sequence ATGGTAAAACTAGGAATTGGTGGGCAACTTGGTGCCGGTAAAAGTGAATTAGCCAAGATATTGCAAGAATTGTTTAGCACTGATGGTGATCGGGCGACAATAATTAATGCTGATGAAATCGCTTGGCAGTTATACACCTCTAATAGCCCAGTGTATAAAAAAATTCTTAAGACGTTTGGTGAGCGGGTCTTAGATACCCAACATCAGATCGATCGTAAAAAATTAGCCCAGATAGTTTTTGCTAGCCGTATGCAATTAAGAAAGCTTAATCAAATTGTGCACCCGGTTTTAATTAAAGAGCTTAACCAAAGGCTTAACAAATCACCAGGCGAGATTAAAATATTAGATGCCGCATTACTTTTTATGTGGAATAAAAAAATACCATTAGACATACGAATCTTAGTACGCGCGCCGGATGAGCAAAAAATTAGCCGAATGGCACAAAAAGGTTTTTTAGGCGAGGAAATTAAAAATCGGCTTAGACTTCAAATGTCTGAAGACAAAATGGAAGAGTTGGCTGATTTTGTAATTACTAACGATAGTTCTTACGAAGTATTTAAAGAACGAGCCCAGAGGCTATATCAAATTCTTCGGACTTATCTTAAAGACAAACTTTCTTAA
- a CDS encoding phosphoribosyltransferase family protein — MRLEQIPIVNLEVKNNIVHFTTPLDFERQEIRELAVDVFRTYKKKINFGLTSIGEEKHEANAIIFSFCRRGNSALYFNAIFDTDKTHFSIETANQVEASKVFRLLREQYRTAFDINLLSKLRGNLSEIVAAFLWQIGAIKVSLGDIKPFFKVDDRKNFSPIYIDIKILPSFPLIYNFIISCACLILETVEFDLICGIEAGSITLANSLAQRFCRPSLFARRHRRYPEAPLLEGINPALLLHKKVLVVDDTIVSGQTKLNVCQEIRRLGGQVDKCFVIFDRCEKGAEVLQEINVELLSLTNIHAALSSNIPREVTQLIPEEYTELKEYFRSPKMWHLQKGLKYYENKIS, encoded by the coding sequence ATGAGATTAGAACAAATTCCAATTGTTAACTTGGAGGTAAAAAATAATATCGTTCATTTCACGACACCGTTAGATTTTGAGCGACAAGAAATACGAGAACTAGCTGTCGATGTATTTAGAACTTATAAGAAAAAAATCAATTTCGGACTTACTTCGATTGGTGAAGAAAAACACGAAGCCAATGCCATTATTTTTTCCTTTTGCCGGCGGGGCAATTCCGCTCTATATTTTAATGCGATTTTTGACACGGATAAGACTCATTTTTCGATAGAAACCGCCAACCAAGTAGAAGCGTCAAAGGTTTTTCGCCTGTTGCGCGAACAGTACCGAACCGCTTTTGACATTAATTTATTGTCCAAACTAAGAGGAAACCTTTCGGAAATTGTAGCCGCTTTTTTGTGGCAAATTGGCGCAATAAAAGTAAGTCTCGGGGATATTAAACCATTTTTTAAAGTCGACGATCGGAAAAATTTTAGCCCAATTTATATTGACATTAAGATCCTTCCTTCATTCCCTTTGATATATAATTTTATAATTTCTTGTGCTTGTTTAATTTTAGAAACTGTTGAGTTCGACTTAATATGCGGCATTGAAGCCGGTAGTATCACATTAGCTAATTCCCTAGCCCAAAGATTTTGCCGACCGAGTTTGTTTGCTCGAAGACATCGTCGCTATCCTGAGGCACCACTCCTAGAGGGAATTAACCCGGCATTACTTTTACATAAAAAGGTTCTCGTAGTTGACGATACTATTGTTTCCGGTCAAACAAAACTAAATGTTTGTCAAGAAATCAGGCGGCTTGGGGGTCAAGTTGATAAATGTTTTGTAATTTTCGACCGGTGCGAAAAAGGGGCTGAGGTTCTTCAAGAGATAAATGTCGAGTTACTTTCCCTAACGAATATTCACGCAGCGCTTTCATCTAATATTCCGCGTGAGGTTACCCAGTTGATTCCTGAAGAGTATACGGAATTAAAAGAGTATTTTCGATCACCCAAAATGTGGCACCTACAAAAGGGACTTAAATACTATGAGAATAAAATTTCATAG
- the purD gene encoding phosphoribosylamine--glycine ligase, with protein sequence MIKVLVVGSGGREHALVWKLNQSQCKVYCAPGNGGIAQLATCVPISSDNISGLRAFVKQENIDLTVVGPELPLSLGIVDEFQRYGHKIFGPTQNAARLETSKAFAREFCRKYNLPIPNFEIFKDSKKAIDYLQTKNFPVVIKVSGLAQGKGVFIVHDLNAATSVINDILEKGSFGTAGDTIVIEDFIKGKEVSLLTLCDGNKIISCIPARDHKPLYDGNVGPNTGGMGTYAPIPELTEEWSRKIERELLAPLISALQKENIEYRGVLYIGLIISDDKCYILEFNCRWGDPEAEVLLPLLKNDFIETCVEVIDGKLSNLSWQKRYALTVIMASGGYPGKYEVGKIIEGDLVEDKNTIIFHCGTKKINHNFYTNGGRVLAVTGLGDTLTEAREYAYQRVANIKFENMYYRKDIGLL encoded by the coding sequence ATGATCAAAGTTTTAGTCGTCGGTTCTGGAGGTCGCGAACATGCGTTAGTTTGGAAGCTTAATCAAAGTCAATGTAAAGTATATTGCGCACCAGGGAATGGCGGTATCGCTCAGTTAGCCACGTGTGTTCCTATATCAAGTGATAATATTTCGGGACTTCGAGCATTTGTTAAACAAGAAAATATTGATTTAACCGTGGTCGGACCAGAATTGCCGTTGAGTTTAGGAATTGTTGACGAATTTCAACGCTATGGCCATAAAATCTTTGGGCCAACCCAAAATGCTGCTCGACTTGAAACTTCAAAAGCCTTCGCCCGAGAGTTCTGCCGAAAATACAATTTACCTATCCCAAATTTTGAGATTTTTAAGGATAGTAAAAAGGCTATAGATTATTTACAGACGAAAAACTTTCCTGTTGTAATAAAAGTTTCCGGACTAGCACAAGGCAAAGGAGTTTTTATTGTTCATGATCTTAATGCGGCAACTTCGGTTATTAATGATATTTTAGAAAAAGGTTCTTTTGGCACGGCTGGGGATACAATTGTTATTGAGGATTTTATAAAAGGGAAAGAAGTGTCATTATTAACCTTATGCGATGGCAATAAAATTATTTCTTGTATTCCGGCCCGAGACCACAAACCGCTATACGACGGAAATGTTGGCCCAAACACCGGAGGTATGGGAACTTATGCGCCAATACCAGAATTAACTGAAGAATGGTCGAGAAAGATTGAAAGAGAATTATTAGCGCCGTTAATATCTGCATTACAAAAAGAAAATATTGAATATCGTGGGGTATTGTATATCGGATTAATAATAAGTGATGACAAATGTTATATTTTGGAGTTCAATTGTCGCTGGGGCGACCCCGAAGCTGAGGTGCTTTTGCCTTTACTTAAAAATGATTTTATTGAGACTTGTGTAGAAGTAATTGACGGCAAACTTTCCAATCTTAGTTGGCAAAAGCGATATGCACTTACGGTTATAATGGCGTCGGGCGGATATCCTGGAAAATATGAAGTCGGAAAGATAATAGAAGGGGATTTAGTCGAGGACAAAAATACAATAATTTTCCACTGCGGAACCAAGAAGATTAATCACAATTTTTACACGAATGGCGGACGAGTTTTGGCCGTAACTGGGCTTGGTGACACTCTAACTGAAGCACGAGAATATGCATATCAAAGGGTTGCTAATATTAAATTTGAGAATATGTACTACCGAAAAGATATAGGACTTTTATGA
- a CDS encoding low molecular weight protein arginine phosphatase: MKNLVKPRGVFRMLFVCSGNSCRSPMAEALMDKIINENKAPLPVKIRTASCGTTAVNGAPPSENAIKVLLEYGVDITHHRARRLSRTAIKNANLILVMEKQHKETILKMMPNARNKTFLISEFANSRIKEISDPIGMPIDVYRKTAQELYNLLKKVYMKLKRVIIQKYN; encoded by the coding sequence ATGAAGAATTTAGTAAAACCACGAGGCGTGTTTAGAATGCTTTTTGTATGTTCTGGAAATTCCTGCCGTAGTCCGATGGCTGAGGCCTTGATGGATAAAATTATAAACGAAAACAAAGCGCCGTTACCTGTAAAAATTCGCACTGCATCTTGTGGCACAACAGCGGTAAATGGCGCCCCACCATCAGAAAATGCTATAAAAGTTTTATTAGAATACGGAGTCGACATCACCCATCATCGGGCTCGAAGACTTTCCCGGACTGCAATTAAAAACGCCAATTTAATTTTGGTGATGGAAAAGCAGCACAAAGAAACAATATTAAAAATGATGCCCAATGCCCGCAATAAAACCTTTTTGATATCAGAGTTCGCAAATAGTCGAATAAAAGAAATTTCTGATCCCATTGGAATGCCCATCGATGTTTATCGTAAAACCGCTCAAGAATTATATAATTTATTAAAAAAAGTCTACATGAAATTAAAAAGGGTTATAATTCAAAAATATAATTAG
- a CDS encoding acyl-CoA dehydrogenase family protein codes for MLNYFLTEEQQRIKELARQLAEKYVLPRRQELDEKGEFPNDIMQEFAKVGLLGIYIPEEYGGAGGGVFEMCLVVEEISRICGGVGVCYAANGLAAYPIILSASEEQKKRILPKMASGEWLGAFGLTEPNAGSDAASVQTTAVKDGKYYIINGRKCFITNGGVAHIYTIIASTDPSRGGRGLSAFIVEKGTPGFSFGKHENKMGIRASVTAELIFEDCRVPEENRIGPEGTGFITAMRTFDRTRPGVGAQAVGIAQGALEAATAYVSKRVQFGAPLSSFEGIQFRLAEMATKIEAARALVYAAARHADSGAKDIAAYSSMAKLFASDVAMQVTIEAVQLFGGYGYMKDYPVEKMMRDAKITQIYEGTNEIQRLVIARELLKGKLFNF; via the coding sequence ATGCTAAATTATTTTTTAACTGAAGAACAACAACGAATAAAAGAATTAGCTCGCCAACTTGCCGAAAAGTATGTGTTACCTAGGCGACAGGAGTTAGACGAGAAGGGGGAATTTCCAAACGATATTATGCAAGAATTTGCTAAGGTCGGTCTTTTAGGAATATATATACCTGAAGAATACGGCGGCGCTGGTGGTGGAGTGTTTGAAATGTGTCTTGTTGTTGAAGAAATTTCAAGAATATGCGGAGGTGTCGGTGTCTGTTATGCTGCTAACGGGCTTGCTGCTTACCCAATAATTCTTTCAGCTTCAGAAGAGCAGAAGAAACGAATTTTACCTAAAATGGCCAGCGGTGAATGGCTAGGTGCATTTGGTCTTACCGAACCCAATGCCGGTTCTGATGCTGCTAGTGTTCAGACGACTGCTGTTAAAGATGGCAAATATTATATTATTAACGGCCGAAAATGTTTTATTACTAATGGTGGGGTAGCTCATATTTATACAATCATCGCATCCACCGATCCATCTCGTGGCGGACGGGGACTTTCCGCCTTTATTGTCGAAAAAGGAACACCGGGTTTTAGTTTTGGAAAACACGAAAATAAAATGGGCATTAGAGCATCCGTGACCGCCGAACTAATTTTTGAAGATTGCCGGGTGCCTGAAGAAAATCGAATTGGACCTGAAGGAACCGGTTTCATCACGGCCATGCGAACTTTTGATCGAACTCGTCCCGGGGTAGGTGCCCAGGCCGTAGGGATAGCCCAGGGGGCATTAGAAGCAGCAACCGCCTATGTTTCAAAACGAGTTCAATTTGGAGCTCCGCTTTCCTCGTTTGAGGGAATTCAGTTTCGCCTAGCGGAAATGGCCACTAAAATTGAAGCAGCCCGTGCGTTAGTATATGCAGCAGCCCGGCATGCCGATTCCGGCGCTAAAGACATTGCAGCCTATTCGTCAATGGCTAAATTATTTGCCTCTGATGTGGCAATGCAGGTGACAATTGAGGCCGTTCAACTTTTTGGTGGTTACGGCTATATGAAAGATTATCCAGTAGAAAAAATGATGCGTGATGCCAAGATAACTCAAATATATGAGGGAACCAACGAAATTCAACGACTAGTAATTGCACGTGAACTTCTTAAGGGTAAGTTGTTTAATTTTTAA
- the lepB gene encoding signal peptidase I, which yields MKAILRFLRSWLPVILAVLLLRSFVVEAFMVPTPSMESTIMVGDFLLVNKFIYGIKIPFTNKTLVPVRNPKRGEIIVFRYHLDPEMPEPAEDYIRIFPRALPLLPLYWNKRTNFFAWYTPRNFVKRCIAVAGDTVEIINKRVFVNGKMLYEPYVQHIDRRVFPRLNLSQEEFQKEWVNARFIERVDGYMVRDNFGPIVVPKNTVFALGDNRDNSSDGRFFGPIPLEYIRGKPLVIYFSSKAAPNIARIILSPHQINWSRIGLVIK from the coding sequence ATGAAAGCGATATTACGTTTTTTAAGATCGTGGCTACCGGTTATTCTAGCAGTTCTTTTGCTTCGTTCGTTTGTAGTTGAGGCTTTTATGGTACCAACACCATCCATGGAATCAACTATAATGGTTGGTGATTTTCTTTTGGTAAATAAATTTATTTACGGGATAAAAATTCCTTTTACGAATAAAACATTAGTTCCTGTCCGAAATCCTAAACGTGGCGAGATTATAGTATTTCGATATCATTTAGATCCAGAAATGCCGGAGCCAGCTGAGGATTATATAAGAATTTTCCCTAGGGCACTACCACTACTACCGTTATACTGGAACAAACGGACAAATTTTTTTGCTTGGTATACTCCTCGAAATTTTGTAAAAAGATGCATCGCAGTAGCTGGGGATACTGTAGAAATCATTAATAAAAGGGTCTTTGTTAACGGCAAAATGCTTTACGAACCATATGTCCAGCATATTGACAGACGAGTTTTTCCGCGGCTAAATTTATCGCAAGAAGAATTTCAAAAAGAGTGGGTTAACGCCAGATTTATTGAACGTGTTGATGGTTATATGGTCCGAGATAATTTTGGTCCAATAGTTGTCCCCAAGAACACTGTGTTTGCCTTAGGGGATAACCGAGATAACTCGTCAGACGGGAGATTCTTTGGTCCAATTCCATTAGAATACATTAGGGGAAAACCATTAGTTATTTATTTTTCATCGAAAGCGGCACCTAACATTGCTCGAATTATTTTAAGTCCTCACCAAATAAATTGGTCTCGAATTGGATTAGTAATTAAATAA
- a CDS encoding nitroreductase family protein, producing the protein MEFWDVIKNRRSIRNFLPRPVENEKIIEVLEAARLAPSWQNRQCWRFIVVTDQEKIKRIGQLDPFNYNINFFLRNVPVIIVACANPKDSGHRAGIEYYLVDTAIAMEHLVLAATNLGLATCWIGAFDENMIKDILKIPKEIRVVALTPLGYAREKFSIVDRISKIIARGGIRKPLEEIAYLNLWGEKFVKQSTNNRKS; encoded by the coding sequence ATGGAATTCTGGGATGTTATAAAAAATCGTCGTAGCATCAGGAACTTTTTGCCAAGACCGGTGGAAAACGAAAAGATAATCGAGGTTCTTGAGGCTGCCCGTTTAGCTCCATCATGGCAGAATCGGCAATGTTGGCGGTTTATCGTGGTTACCGACCAAGAAAAAATAAAAAGAATTGGCCAATTAGATCCTTTTAATTATAACATTAATTTTTTTCTACGAAATGTTCCAGTTATCATTGTTGCCTGCGCTAATCCTAAAGATAGCGGCCACCGAGCAGGGATTGAATATTATCTTGTCGATACTGCAATTGCAATGGAACATTTAGTTCTCGCGGCCACTAATTTAGGACTTGCAACATGTTGGATTGGCGCCTTTGATGAGAACATGATTAAAGATATTTTAAAAATTCCAAAAGAGATTCGGGTGGTTGCCCTTACACCCTTAGGTTATGCCCGAGAAAAATTCAGTATTGTTGATCGTATAAGCAAAATAATTGCCCGAGGTGGTATTCGTAAACCCCTTGAAGAAATTGCTTATTTAAATTTGTGGGGCGAGAAATTCGTTAAACAAAGTACGAATAATAGAAAATCTTGA
- the tuf gene encoding elongation factor Tu yields MAKAKFERKKPHVNVGTIGHVDHGKTVLTSAITRVLSTKGLAEYKSYDEVAKASIAHGRRDETKILTIAVSHVEYESEKRHYAHIDCPGHADYIKNMITGAAQMDGAILVVSAADGPMPQTKEHVLLARQVNVPAIVVFINKIDLVEDPELIDLVELEVREILNKYEFPGDKTPVIRGSALKALKCACGTCPDCQAIWDLVKALDDFIPEPVREIDKPFLMPIEDIFSITGRGTVVTGKVERGKLEPGNEVEIIGFGKQFKTVATSLEMFRKTLDSAIAGDNVGILLRGVEKDEVARGMVVAAPGSIKPHRKFSASVYVLTKEEGGRHSPFFSGYRPQFYVRTTDVTGTVLLPEGVEMVMPGDNVNLDVELITTIALEPGSRFAIREGGRTVGAGVVTKIIE; encoded by the coding sequence ATGGCAAAGGCGAAGTTTGAACGAAAAAAACCACATGTGAATGTGGGTACAATTGGACATGTCGACCATGGCAAAACGGTATTAACCTCGGCAATCACTCGTGTTCTATCTACTAAAGGTTTAGCGGAGTATAAGAGTTACGATGAAGTGGCGAAGGCCAGTATTGCCCATGGTCGTCGAGATGAAACAAAAATTTTGACGATTGCAGTCTCGCATGTTGAATACGAGTCAGAAAAACGGCATTATGCTCATATTGATTGTCCGGGTCACGCTGATTACATTAAAAACATGATCACTGGTGCCGCACAGATGGACGGTGCAATTTTGGTTGTTTCAGCAGCCGATGGTCCTATGCCCCAGACTAAAGAACATGTGCTATTAGCCCGTCAAGTAAATGTCCCAGCAATAGTTGTATTTATCAATAAAATTGATTTAGTGGAAGATCCGGAATTGATTGATCTGGTAGAGCTTGAGGTGCGCGAGATTCTAAATAAATATGAATTTCCTGGTGATAAGACACCGGTAATTCGTGGCAGTGCCCTTAAAGCCTTAAAATGCGCGTGCGGTACTTGTCCTGATTGTCAGGCGATTTGGGATTTAGTTAAGGCGCTTGACGATTTCATTCCTGAGCCAGTGCGCGAGATTGATAAACCGTTTCTTATGCCCATCGAAGACATTTTCTCGATTACCGGCCGAGGGACGGTCGTGACTGGAAAAGTTGAGCGCGGTAAACTAGAACCTGGTAATGAAGTTGAAATTATAGGTTTTGGTAAGCAATTCAAAACCGTTGCCACAAGCCTTGAAATGTTCCGTAAAACCCTTGATAGCGCCATTGCCGGAGATAATGTAGGAATATTATTACGTGGAGTTGAAAAGGACGAAGTCGCCCGGGGTATGGTTGTTGCTGCGCCTGGTAGTATAAAGCCACATAGGAAATTTAGCGCTAGTGTGTATGTGCTAACTAAAGAAGAAGGCGGACGTCATTCACCATTTTTCAGTGGATATCGACCACAGTTTTATGTACGAACTACCGATGTTACCGGAACAGTTCTTCTTCCTGAGGGGGTTGAAATGGTTATGCCTGGCGACAATGTCAATTTAGATGTCGAACTAATTACTACAATTGCTCTTGAACCTGGTTCACGGTTTGCGATTCGCGAAGGGGGTAGAACAGTTGGCGCTGGTGTTGTGACAAAAATTATTGAATAA
- the rpmG gene encoding 50S ribosomal protein L33, giving the protein MRIIITLACKDCKNRNYTTTKNKKEQERLELRKYCPACKKHTVHREVK; this is encoded by the coding sequence ATGCGAATTATTATTACCCTTGCGTGTAAAGACTGTAAAAATCGCAATTATACAACAACAAAAAACAAAAAAGAGCAAGAACGGTTAGAATTGCGTAAATATTGTCCGGCGTGTAAAAAACATACAGTTCACAGAGAAGTAAAATAG
- the nusG gene encoding transcription termination/antitermination protein NusG: protein MKYFVVHTYTQQEKKVRDILVRLIEQHNLSHLFGKRKVKIRHPDGREEEIEEYNIIIPTEQITRFKKGKSEPEAVERKLYPGYIIVEMEPTEETFKLVNSIPGVTHLLGSKRQPIPLDEGEIKSILSQIESGTQKAKAEVPFTKGEPVKVINGPFSGFSGTVEEIYPDRRRVKVMVTIFGRATPVDLDFFEVQPI, encoded by the coding sequence ATGAAGTATTTTGTTGTTCATACTTACACTCAGCAAGAGAAGAAAGTGCGGGATATACTTGTGCGTTTAATTGAGCAGCATAATCTTTCACATTTATTTGGAAAACGAAAAGTAAAAATAAGACACCCTGACGGCAGGGAAGAAGAAATTGAGGAGTATAATATCATTATCCCGACAGAACAAATAACTCGATTTAAAAAAGGGAAATCCGAACCTGAGGCTGTTGAAAGAAAACTCTACCCGGGTTATATTATTGTCGAAATGGAACCAACCGAAGAAACCTTCAAATTGGTTAATTCTATACCCGGGGTGACCCATTTATTAGGTTCGAAAAGACAACCGATTCCTTTAGACGAAGGAGAAATAAAAAGTATTTTATCCCAAATTGAATCGGGTACTCAAAAAGCTAAGGCCGAAGTGCCATTTACCAAAGGCGAACCAGTAAAAGTTATCAACGGCCCATTCAGTGGATTTTCGGGAACCGTAGAGGAAATTTATCCTGATCGGCGACGTGTTAAAGTTATGGTTACGATATTTGGAAGAGCAACACCAGTTGATTTGGATTTTTTTGAGGTTCAACCAATTTAA
- the rplK gene encoding 50S ribosomal protein L11 gives MAKKVVAVVKLQAPAGNATPAPPVGPALGQHGVNIMEFCKQFNALTKNHPPGITIPVVLTVYSDRSFSFVIKNPPTAVLLKQAAGLAKGSGEPNRVKVATIKREVLREIARKKLSDLNTSDIEKAMKIIEGTARQMGITVED, from the coding sequence ATGGCTAAGAAAGTTGTAGCTGTCGTAAAATTACAGGCACCAGCAGGTAATGCAACACCAGCACCACCGGTAGGACCGGCACTGGGTCAACATGGTGTTAATATTATGGAGTTTTGCAAACAATTTAATGCGTTAACCAAAAATCATCCTCCGGGGATTACTATTCCGGTAGTATTGACCGTTTATTCTGATCGTTCATTTAGTTTTGTGATAAAAAACCCACCCACTGCAGTCTTGTTAAAGCAAGCAGCGGGATTAGCAAAAGGATCGGGAGAACCTAACCGAGTTAAGGTTGCAACAATTAAACGTGAAGTACTCCGGGAGATCGCTAGGAAAAAATTATCCGACCTAAATACGAGTGATATTGAAAAAGCAATGAAAATCATAGAAGGAACTGCTCGTCAAATGGGGATTACTGTGGAGGACTAA
- the rplA gene encoding 50S ribosomal protein L1, with amino-acid sequence MAKRSKRYQNSLNIAKSKPIYSLSEAVQKVKETATAKFDETVDLAINLGVDPKKQDQLVRGTVNLPYGTGKKIRVLVLTRGEKEKEAVDAGADYVGFEEYINKIKDGWLDFDVVVATPDVMSEVGKLGKILGTKGLMPSPKTGTVTFEVSQAVKSLKAGKIQIKTDKTGNVHTIVGKVSFENEKIEKNILAVISELLKLRPATVRGQYIRSATLSSTMGPGYRLDIKELMELARKET; translated from the coding sequence ATGGCTAAGCGAAGTAAACGATATCAAAATTCATTAAATATTGCAAAATCAAAACCAATATATTCATTGTCGGAAGCTGTGCAAAAAGTAAAAGAAACAGCTACTGCCAAGTTTGATGAAACAGTTGATTTAGCAATAAATTTAGGCGTTGATCCTAAAAAACAAGATCAGTTGGTTCGGGGAACAGTTAATTTGCCCTATGGAACTGGTAAAAAAATTAGGGTTTTAGTATTAACGCGAGGGGAAAAAGAAAAAGAAGCTGTTGATGCCGGAGCAGATTACGTAGGATTTGAAGAGTACATAAATAAAATCAAAGACGGTTGGTTAGATTTCGATGTCGTGGTTGCGACACCGGATGTTATGTCAGAAGTAGGTAAATTAGGAAAAATCTTAGGTACAAAAGGTCTTATGCCCTCACCAAAAACCGGGACTGTGACTTTTGAAGTTAGCCAAGCAGTAAAAAGCCTTAAGGCTGGTAAAATTCAGATAAAGACCGATAAAACAGGAAATGTTCATACAATTGTAGGCAAAGTATCTTTCGAAAATGAAAAAATTGAGAAAAACATTTTAGCCGTAATTTCAGAATTGCTTAAATTACGTCCAGCTACAGTAAGGGGCCAATATATACGGAGCGCGACGCTTTCTTCAACAATGGGGCCAGGATATCGACTTGACATAAAAGAATTAATGGAACTAGCACGAAAGGAAACATAA